From Aliarcobacter butzleri, the proteins below share one genomic window:
- the gyrA gene encoding DNA gyrase subunit A, with product MENLFENQDIINVNIEDSVKASYLDYSMSVIIGRALPDAKDGLKPVHRRILYAMHDLSITSKSAYKKSARIVGDVIGKYHPHGDTSVYDALVRMAQSFSLRAPLVDGQGNFGSIDGDNAAAMRYTEARMTRIAEEVLRDLDKDTVNFVPNYDDTMKEPSVLPTRVPTLLLNGSEGIAVGMATKIPPHNLGELLEAILYLIDIPEATADELMQFVQGPDFPTGGTIFGRRGIIDAYNTGRGRVRIRAKHHIETKAKKEIIVIDELPYQVNKARLIELIANLAKDKQIDGISEVRDESDREGIRVVIELKKDAMSEIVLNNLYKSTPMETTFGIILLAVYNKEPKVFNLPQILNIFLSHRKTVIIRRTIFDLEKAKARAHILEGLKIAVDNIDEVVKIIRSSSNDAEAKESLENRFDLSAIQSQAILDMRLGRLTGLQRDKLEAEYQELMILIAELEAILRSEEKLNEIIREELTEIKEKFSNDRKTEIEDSYDEIDIEDLIPNEPMVVTITHNGYVKRVPIKAYEKQKRGGKGKVAVTTHDDDFIERFFVSNTHDTLMFVTNMGQLYWLKVYKIPEGSRIAKGKAVVNLINLRPDEKIMEIIPTPDFDESKSLVFFTRNGIIKRTSLNEFSNIRSNGVRAIVLDDADEIVTAKIADVETQYIMIFTSLGQCIRFELEKTRDQGRSTRGVRGIKFKIDTDFVVDADVISSEDQEILTVSEKGIGKRTTVEEYRLTNRAGSGVISMKLSTKTGNVIGEVLVDDTQDLMLLTSIGKMIRVDMNTIRKAGRNTSGVIIVNVDSNDKVVSIAKCPKEDEEIELDENGNVIRYNEDGEVIETNSSNEEKNLIDILDSNDNLEKGEEE from the coding sequence ATGGAAAACCTTTTCGAAAATCAAGATATTATAAATGTAAATATAGAAGATTCTGTTAAAGCTTCATATTTAGATTATTCTATGAGTGTTATTATTGGACGTGCATTACCAGATGCAAAAGATGGATTAAAGCCAGTTCATAGAAGAATTTTATATGCAATGCACGATTTAAGTATTACTTCAAAATCTGCCTATAAAAAATCTGCAAGAATTGTTGGAGATGTTATTGGTAAATATCACCCTCATGGAGATACTTCAGTTTATGATGCACTTGTAAGAATGGCACAAAGTTTCTCTTTAAGAGCTCCACTTGTTGATGGACAAGGAAACTTTGGTTCTATCGATGGTGATAATGCAGCGGCTATGAGATATACAGAAGCTAGAATGACAAGAATTGCTGAAGAAGTTCTAAGAGATTTAGATAAAGATACAGTAAACTTTGTTCCAAATTATGATGATACGATGAAAGAGCCTTCGGTTCTTCCTACAAGAGTTCCAACACTACTTTTAAATGGAAGTGAAGGAATTGCTGTTGGTATGGCTACAAAGATTCCACCACATAATCTTGGAGAGTTATTAGAAGCAATTTTATACTTAATTGATATTCCTGAAGCAACTGCTGATGAATTAATGCAATTTGTTCAAGGTCCAGATTTTCCAACTGGTGGAACTATTTTTGGTAGAAGAGGGATTATTGATGCTTATAATACAGGAAGAGGAAGAGTAAGAATTAGAGCAAAACATCATATTGAAACAAAAGCTAAAAAAGAGATTATTGTTATTGATGAATTGCCATATCAAGTAAATAAAGCAAGACTTATTGAACTTATTGCAAACTTAGCAAAAGATAAACAAATTGATGGAATTTCTGAAGTTAGAGATGAGTCTGATAGAGAAGGTATTAGAGTTGTAATTGAACTTAAAAAAGATGCTATGAGTGAGATTGTTTTAAATAATTTATATAAATCAACTCCAATGGAAACAACTTTTGGAATTATCTTACTTGCAGTTTACAATAAAGAGCCGAAAGTATTTAATTTACCTCAAATATTAAATATTTTCTTATCTCATAGAAAAACAGTAATTATCAGAAGAACAATATTTGATTTAGAAAAAGCAAAAGCAAGAGCACATATTTTAGAAGGTTTAAAAATTGCTGTTGATAATATCGATGAAGTTGTAAAAATTATTAGATCTAGCTCAAATGATGCAGAAGCTAAAGAGAGTTTAGAAAATAGATTTGATTTAAGTGCTATTCAATCACAAGCTATTTTAGATATGAGACTTGGAAGATTAACAGGACTTCAAAGAGATAAACTTGAAGCTGAATATCAAGAGCTTATGATATTAATTGCAGAACTAGAAGCAATTTTAAGAAGTGAAGAAAAATTAAATGAAATTATTAGAGAAGAATTAACAGAAATTAAAGAAAAATTCTCTAATGATAGAAAAACAGAAATTGAAGATTCTTATGATGAAATTGATATTGAAGATTTAATTCCAAATGAGCCAATGGTTGTTACAATCACTCATAATGGATATGTAAAAAGAGTTCCTATAAAAGCTTATGAAAAACAAAAAAGAGGTGGAAAAGGAAAAGTTGCAGTTACTACTCACGATGATGATTTTATTGAAAGATTCTTTGTAAGTAATACTCATGACACACTGATGTTTGTTACAAATATGGGACAATTATATTGGTTAAAAGTTTATAAAATTCCAGAAGGAAGTAGAATTGCAAAAGGAAAAGCAGTTGTAAACTTAATCAATTTAAGACCTGATGAAAAAATTATGGAAATAATTCCAACACCAGATTTTGACGAATCTAAATCTTTAGTATTCTTTACAAGAAATGGAATTATAAAAAGAACATCATTAAATGAATTCTCAAATATTAGAAGTAATGGTGTAAGAGCTATTGTTTTAGATGATGCAGATGAGATTGTAACAGCAAAAATTGCTGATGTAGAAACACAATACATTATGATATTTACAAGTCTTGGTCAATGTATTAGATTTGAACTTGAAAAAACAAGAGATCAAGGAAGAAGTACAAGAGGTGTAAGAGGTATTAAATTTAAAATTGATACAGACTTCGTTGTAGATGCTGATGTTATTAGTAGTGAAGATCAAGAAATATTAACAGTTTCAGAAAAAGGAATTGGAAAACGAACAACAGTTGAAGAGTATAGACTTACAAATAGAGCAGGTTCTGGTGTTATTTCTATGAAATTATCTACAAAAACAGGAAATGTTATTGGTGAAGTTTTAGTTGATGATACTCAAGATTTAATGTTACTAACATCAATTGGAAAAATGATTAGAGTTGACATGAATACAATTAGAAAAGCAGGAAGAAATACAAGTGGAGTAATAATTGTAAATGTTGATAGTAATGATAAAGTTGTATCTATTGCAAAATGTCCAAAAGAAGATGAAGAAATAGAACTTGATGAAAATGGAAATGTAATTAGATATAACGAAGATGGTGAAGTTATTGAAACAAATAGTTCAAATGAAGAAAAAAATTTAATAGATATATTAGATTCAAATGACAATTTAGAAAAAGGTGAGGAAGAGTAA
- a CDS encoding YdcH family protein, whose translation MFHEYRDIIAELKQKDSHFNRVFEKHNDLDHEIVNLENSHADQFEIESKKKEKLKLKDEIYNMIVKHKSEN comes from the coding sequence ATGTTTCACGAGTATAGAGATATCATTGCTGAATTAAAACAAAAAGACTCTCACTTTAATAGAGTTTTTGAAAAACATAATGATTTAGATCATGAAATTGTAAATTTAGAAAATTCTCACGCTGATCAATTTGAAATTGAATCTAAGAAAAAAGAGAAGTTAAAACTAAAAGATGAAATTTACAACATGATTGTAAAACATAAAAGTGAAAACTAA